A window of the Candidatus Neomarinimicrobiota bacterium genome harbors these coding sequences:
- a CDS encoding 6-carboxytetrahydropterin synthase, which yields MYTLSIQKSFVAQHYLIGGDFGPENELHSHPYRIDLRLTGNRLNEHGYLVDIDEVKSVLSDTVAIFQDTTLNDLPEFRDLNPSLEHFARIFCEKIASALETETLEEISVRLWEDESTWAEYTQSL from the coding sequence ATGTACACCCTCTCAATCCAAAAATCATTCGTCGCCCAGCACTACCTCATTGGCGGGGACTTCGGTCCCGAAAACGAACTCCACTCCCATCCCTATCGCATAGATCTCCGGCTCACAGGAAATAGACTGAACGAACACGGCTATCTCGTTGACATCGATGAAGTAAAATCGGTCCTCTCGGATACCGTCGCGATCTTTCAGGACACCACCCTCAACGATCTCCCGGAGTTCAGGGATCTGAACCCAAGCCTGGAGCACTTCGCCCGGATCTTCTGCGAAAAAATCGCCTCCGCCCTGGAGACGGAAACCCTCGAAGAGATTTCGGTCAGACTCTGGGAGGATGAGTCCACCTGGGCTGAATACACCCAATCGCTGTAA